Part of the Candidatus Thiothrix putei genome, CCGTGGTGGGGTAACTACCCACTTCCAAACGGTACATATCGAGTGCCGCGCTGATATTTTCAATCTGCACTTTGCTGGATTGGCTTTTGCCTTTGCCGAGGTATTTCATCGCCTGTGGGCCGACGATCCCCGCGATTAAACCGAGGATAACCAACACGATCATCAGCTCAATCAGGCTGAAACCACGTTGTTGCACAGACGGGTATTGTTGAGACTTGGATTGCATTATTAACTCCTTGTTATTATTTATCTTTCAATAGTTTGTGATTTTCTTAGGAAACTATTTCACCAAATCAGCCATATTGATCATCGGCAATAACACCGCACCAATAATGACCAAAATGGAAAGCGCCATGACCAGAATCAGCACCGGTTCCAACAGTGCTAACATCTGTTTCACCGACGTTTTCACTTCATCGTCGTAAATATCAGCGACTTCGCGTAACAGCTCTTCCATACGCCCCGTTTCCTCACCCACGCGCAGCATGTGCAAGGCATAAGGAGGAAACACGCCTTTGCCCAATAATGTACGGGTCAGGCTTTCGCCTTGCTTAAGGCTATCCGCTGATTCTTCGACAGCCGCTGCCATCACCCGATTGCCGACGGTATTCTTCGCAATTTTTAACGCCCCCAAGAGCGGCACACCGTTATGCAGCAAGGTGCCAAGGCTACGCGAAAAACGAGCCGTTTCGATCTTGCCAATCAAATCGCCAACAATGGGCCAGCGCAACATGCTGCGATCCAATCCAGTCCGAGCCTTTTCATTGCTAAAAACGTACTGAACCCCCAACAAAATCAACAAAAAGCCACCCAACACTGCCCACCAATAATGCTGTAACGTCGCAGCAGCACCCATAACCACCTTGGTAATCGTTGGCAACTCCGCCCCCATATCGCCAAACATTTGTGCAAACTGCGGCACAACGAAGGTGAGCAACGCAAAAATCGACACCACTGCCACGAAAGCGAGAATCGCAGGGTAAAT contains:
- a CDS encoding type II secretion system F family protein, coding for MPTYSYKAITPQGVAKEGTLEATNEAQAAESLNAQGLIPIKISAGKSAASVSAPNTASKKSSGFFASKAVSQPDIMALTQQLSTMLRAGLPLDRALGILLEIGDKPPVIALVQGIQNSVRSGKRFADSLEASGKFSRFYINMVRAGEAGGSIDDALARLVEYMARAKELRGTVISALIYPAILAFVAVVSIFALLTFVVPQFAQMFGDMGAELPTITKVVMGAAATLQHYWWAVLGGFLLILLGVQYVFSNEKARTGLDRSMLRWPIVGDLIGKIETARFSRSLGTLLHNGVPLLGALKIAKNTVGNRVMAAAVEESADSLKQGESLTRTLLGKGVFPPYALHMLRVGEETGRMEELLREVADIYDDEVKTSVKQMLALLEPVLILVMALSILVIIGAVLLPMINMADLVK
- the gspG gene encoding type II secretion system major pseudopilin GspG, which gives rise to MQSKSQQYPSVQQRGFSLIELMIVLVILGLIAGIVGPQAMKYLGKGKSQSSKVQIENISAALDMYRLEVGSYPTTADGLKALVAAPSSARGWNGPYLKKGEVPKDAWNNDYQYKRPGSNGQPYDLISLGADGVAGGEGEDADITLWK